Within Trichoderma atroviride chromosome 2, complete sequence, the genomic segment TGTTTAGTTTATCTTACTTTGGCGATTGGTCTTGCTCTTGCAACGCCTGTCCCGAACAGCCCCGAGGATCTGATGATTAAAAGTTTGCAAGAAGCCCCGGAAGAGCGAGCCGAAGCTCTTTTCCGGGCTGCCAAGTGTCTAAGCGATCCTCTTAACGCAGTTGAACATGCAGACTTTTGGATGATTCAAGCTTGGACATTGATGGCGTTTTATATGTTGATTACATCGAAGCGTAACGCGGCATACGCATACTGCGGTTAGTTGACCCCGTTGAGCTTGATCAATCGACCTTTGGCCCTAACAACCTAGTCTAGGAATGGCCGTTCGTTCTGCATATTCCCTTGGTATGCACCAGGAAACTGAAATGAAGTTTGAGAATGAAACTGCAAGGCGAAATGTCTGGAGAAGCCTCTTTGTGCTAGATAAATTCCTTGCCACGGCTCTTGGGCGACCTGCTGCTATATACGAAGAGGACTGTTCGAGTAATGTCCTGTACCTACCGGCAGATCAGTCGCCCAAATcagctcaagaagaagaggatatcaGACAGGCCGGTCTTGATTCATCGGTCCGAATCTACACGACCATCAGCACAATGCTCAAGAAAGTTTATTCAGAGAAAAAGGTTTCAACAAATTTAGCCCAAGAGATTGTCGACGACTGCCAGCTATGGGCTTTGAATGCCCATccgtctttggcggcagAGGACCTTCTCAACGGCAAGGCGCCCAAGGAGATGGGGATACCCATCTTACACGTGCAGCTACTTCATTATCACTCCATCCTTCTGTTATGCAGACCTTTTTTTATTGACATTTTAGTAAAGACGCGGCCAACTATTTCAAATGATGGAGAGCCCTTTCATCGGACATTCTCGAGGGCAGAAAAGTTTTCTCAAGCATGCGTGGCTGCGTCGACTCATTCCGTGATGATTATTCAGGCGGCATTCGAAGCAAAGTATTTGCCGCGGTGTAACCCGTTTATCTTGTACGTATACCAACTTTGACCTTCCCAAGGGCATTCACTAACACGATGTGTCAGATATTTCCTGTTTGCAGCGACCTTGATTATTTTGAGTAATGAGTTTGCTGGTTTATACGAGAATGAACATTATGCAGAGTCCGTTGGGAGCGCCATTAAAATCATGGACTACTGCGCAACCACAGATGTTCAAGCTCAGAGAATGCTTTACATTCTGCAGTCGTTTTTGGCAGATGTCGGAAAGCATTCAAAGTCTCCGGCCACAAGCGAGCAATCTGAGCTCCCTTTGCCGGATGCCTATATTGGTGACCCGGAAGAAGTTTTGCATACCAGAAGACAGAGCCTTACCGCTCGACGCAATCAGCAGGAACCCTCTACTCCCATTGGAGGGTCATCGTCTGATGTCATGGAGTACTATTCTCATATGGAGACAGACGCCAGCCAGTCAACTATTGATACCCAGGATATGGGCCCTCTGGCGATGAGAGGAGAGCGCTCGATGAGCTCTGCCACCAATCCAGCAGTGCCGAGGCGCTCAAGCATTGGCCCCCATATTTACCGGGGAGCAAATCTAGAGCTTGCAAAGGCTGAACTCAGCCTTGACGAGTTTGACCCCGATGGCTCCGCTGAGTACCAACAAGACATGGACTCGGATGAAATGAAGGCTTACTCACATGGCTACAGCTCGGTCATGATGTCCCATGGGGAGCAGCCTGCCTTTCAAGTCCACCATGGTGGTAACTTTAGAGCTTACAACACTCCCAACATGTCTTCGGCGGGCAGCCAAGAGGCCGGCTCAGCTCATTTCGATGGGCGCTATTTATAAAGTGATGGTAAAAGATAagtgatatatatatatactttttttttttttttgaagagCTTGGCAGCTCAGGGTATTAAGTTTATACAAAGGACGAGAGAAGacttccttcttctccattttcTTATgtcatttttcttcttctctgctcttttcattttcatcttACATTTTTACAATGGTGTTTGTTGTGAGAATTGTCAGCTTGAAGCTTTCTGGTTTACATTGATATTTTAAACGTGCTGGAAGACTAGACTAGATGTTTGACGGCATTCAAAAGGAAGTAAAGATCTTGTTTCAttttccccccccttctgTTTagttactctttttttttttttgtggttttttttttttattctcttttcctcttaCCTTTGTCAATCCTTTAtcaatcttttcctttgtttaTATTTTTATGAGTATATTTAGTCATTTGCATTTAGACAGCAaacattctttttttatttacttctCTCACTGCCTTCCTTGGTGAACGAACGTAGCCTCTCTTGTGGCTTTAGCCCAGATCTACGCACAGCTCGTATATACCTCCAACCAGCAAGATTCAATACAATATTCATCTAAAATACGAAGCCTACAGATCTTTCACCACGAGCTTGGGCCAAAATGCTCCCCCTCCGCAACATGTGCCCGTATAGCCGTCCCTTGGTAATCCATCGTCGTAGTCACGACATCATTGCCCCACCACTTCGGCGGATCAATCCCCTGCATCGTCAgaccaaagaagatgaagagcgtgGCCAGCGCCAGGCCCAGATCCAAGCCAGACGACGTCAAGAAGTTGGAGCGGCTCCACCACCGGAAGTGGCGTTTCTTGATCCAGAACTGAAAGACGAAGCCGACGATGCCCCAGGAGAAGTAGTTGAGAGGGGTGGCGGGCGGGATGGCGCCCGGGCCGCCAAAGAGGAGCGGCGCGATGAGATATTTGACTGGGGATTTGGGGTTCCTCTTGGCGGCGTAGTAGATGATGACGGGGGTGATGGCgccgacgatgaagaagaggaagaggccggaGTAGATTTGGCCGGGGGAGAATATTCGCCCTGGACCGATGAGGCCCCAGATGACGGATGCTGGGAAAGACAAGGCAAGTTAGATTCGGCAAGTTAGATTCGGGGATACACACGGTAGATGTATTCTACATCTGATTAAAGGGGGGGTTGATTTGATTACATACCAGAATAAAAAACTCTCCCACCTGGGCAAGTGAAACGCTCAGGTTGCTGCTCGTCGCACACATCTGGGATGATATTCAGGGCCGTGTTCAGAACAAGGACTTGAATGATGCAGGAGTAAGTCGTAGCAACGACTTGGGCCATGAACATTGTCCTGGGAGGAATCTTCATGTAATGGCCAAACTTGAGATCAGAAACGAAGTTAAGCGCTTGGGACCTGGAGAAGAGATGAGCATATGCTGCTTTTCGTAGTATAGAAATTATAgcagtcttttctttcacTCACATAGTAATGTAGCCAAATGTTTTGAAGCTAGGTAGTCAGATACGTATATCACCGTTAGTTTCAATAATTCGTTATTAATGCAATGTACAAATTTGGGATAAAACGTACAGCATAAGCGCAAGCGGTCGTCCCGGCTGGATGTAGCCGTACACAAACTCCGTAAGCACATTCAAGCCAATCTGGTTATTGGTCACGGCTTGAATGATGCCAATGGGCAAGGAGAAGCCAAACGATATCAGCACGGCCAATAAGAATGCCCACCAGGTGAGGTTGGTTGGGTAGGCGAGCACGGTATAGAAGCCCAACGCCAGCATCTAATCAAAAGTACAATGATGTCAGCTGGTGCGGAATATGATGGTTGCCTGTgctggaggggggaggggggtgactgacgatggagaagagggtgaggTACCACCACGTCGGCGCCTCCTTGTACTTTTTCATCAATTTCATGTGAATATCTGGCTTTTCGGTGGTGCTGTTCATGTACTGCTTCCATATGTACTTGCCGTGGTGGAGGTACGTATATACCACGAGAGAGGAAATGGCAGCGAATGACATGCCGTATGATATGGCAAAGGTGGTACTATTGGCCTATAAGTCTCAGGTTTGGGCAGCTTTTGGGCAGATTATTACCTGATGAATAGTGGAGAGTACTTCTTGTAGGACTCCTCATTTAGAATGATACCTGGGTCCACGATGCGGCTAATGTTGTATTTTGCTCCAGTGTTGTCGTATATACTGGCGTCGCTCATGGGCAGGAATGAAGCATACCATGTCCCGGAGTAGTGGAGGAGGGCCGATAAGCCAATGTAGAATACTACGACACTGATCAAGGTATTTGCAATGGCGTGCCTGGATTGTCTTTGTCAGAAGTCACATCGGCTGCACGGCCAcagtcttttctttcttaccAAGGAGAAACAAGAGGGGATCCGATATATCCCGATACCTGTGTCCAGTCAAAGGTGATGGGTATGATGGACAGGCCAGTGTTTCCACCAAAAAGCTGGTTAATGACCGGGTTTTGAGGCGCCATCCACGTCGCAAAGGCGAAGACACTCAGAAACTGTGCAAAGAATCCGGGGATGAAGTAGTAGAGAAAGGATGCCGCAGTAACAAGGCCAAACCAGGTATATCTAGGCAATCGACCTCCAAAGACGGTCGGATCTATTTGATCACTTGTCTCATACATGGCGTTCATCATTGTGACAGAAGCCAGATTTGCAGGCCAAATCATCGACGCGGGATACACTGCGAGCGGTAGTCAATTATCACGCCCTTGGACTATAACAAACGTAGGGAGGGCGTCAAACCTAGATATTTACGCATGACACCAGCGATTCCATATCCAAGCGACTGCGTGGATACAGTAAGCAAGATCTGGTATAGCAGCCCAAAGTTCTGCTTATAAAAAACCATCTGCGCCAAGATGATATCTGTCGAATAAGCAACCGAAAAGGATACAGACGCCATTACTCCGATAATCGCATGCTCCTTGCAGTTGAAAGGACCCGGATTAAGACTCCACTTGATGCCGAAGAAATTGAATTCCCGTGCTGGGACAACCTTGGCCCATCCATGGCCAATTGGCCACGCAACAATCTGGGCAACAAGAGGCCCAATGGAGATGGCGGGCTGGCGTAGCGAAAAGATTGTGTTCATCGAAGCGCCAAATATGACGAGGGTCAAGCCAATTGTCCACGCGCGAACCGTATTGCAAGGCATTTCCTCGTCAAAGTTGTTAACTGCCGCCCGAACCTCTGGATACGGAGagttttcctcttcttcctgctcatCCCCTCTCTTGGACTCGTCGTCTGACAAGCCGTCGTCAGCCTGTGAACGGCGGCGTGATTCATGCCCCTCTGGCAGATTAGGGTCCATGAGGAGCTCATATTCCGAGCCTTGGTCGTCATCGTCAGCGTCGTTGCGCGCGCC encodes:
- a CDS encoding uncharacterized protein (EggNog:ENOG41~TransMembrane:3 (i259-277o317-334i568-589o)); amino-acid sequence: MTRPRVPDDKRQRTARACDSCKRRKQKCNGLHPCNTCIKRNLICDYTDGRGPAKLMSVHATSPTGQSNASDSVDTVAATSSREATLETSPKKATKQGKPVRQAKRRSRGKAKRSPNVHEACSVSEGDESSRQSTGSESDEEAEIIGHIRMLQDPMERLLYIGDSSTLSYLQLIRMIVFNTTGPSAFTDDPNRHHILEPAASITPSAMVPYMLPNRDVTNFLVESYFVNTSALIELFDAKTFYQYLDACYETPLEVNSSTLCLVYLTLAIGLALATPVPNSPEDLMIKSLQEAPEERAEALFRAAKCLSDPLNAVEHADFWMIQAWTLMAFYMLITSKRNAAYAYCGMAVRSAYSLGMHQETEMKFENETARRNVWRSLFVLDKFLATALGRPAAIYEEDCSSNVLYLPADQSPKSAQEEEDIRQAGLDSSVRIYTTISTMLKKVYSEKKVSTNLAQEIVDDCQLWALNAHPSLAAEDLLNGKAPKEMGIPILHVQLLHYHSILLLCRPFFIDILVKTRPTISNDGEPFHRTFSRAEKFSQACVAASTHSVMIIQAAFEAKYLPRCNPFILYFLFAATLIILSNEFAGLYENEHYAESVGSAIKIMDYCATTDVQAQRMLYILQSFLADVGKHSKSPATSEQSELPLPDAYIGDPEEVLHTRRQSLTARRNQQEPSTPIGGSSSDVMEYYSHMETDASQSTIDTQDMGPLAMRGERSMSSATNPAVPRRSSIGPHIYRGANLELAKAELSLDEFDPDGSAEYQQDMDSDEMKAYSHGYSSVMMSHGEQPAFQVHHGGNFRAYNTPNMSSAGSQEAGSAHFDGRYL
- a CDS encoding uncharacterized protein (EggNog:ENOG41~TransMembrane:16 (o122-142i194-220o226-244i251-273o293-321i367-388o435-461i494-515o521-544i565-585o605-627i648-665o671-693i700-716o722-738i759-777o)) is translated as MDNMAETSGRETESGLHPRHSLSSPTTGLMENLRETISEWPDSGARNDADDDDQGSEYELLMDPNLPEGHESRRRSQADDGLSDDESKRGDEQEEEENSPYPEVRAAVNNFDEEMPCNTVRAWTIGLTLVIFGASMNTIFSLRQPAISIGPLVAQIVAWPIGHGWAKVVPAREFNFFGIKWSLNPGPFNCKEHAIIGVMASVSFSVAYSTDIILAQMVFYKQNFGLLYQILLTVSTQSLGYGIAGVMRKYLVYPASMIWPANLASVTMMNAMYETSDQIDPTVFGGRLPRYTWFGLVTAASFLYYFIPGFFAQFLSVFAFATWMAPQNPVINQLFGGNTGLSIIPITFDWTQVSGYIGSPLVSPWHAIANTLISVVVFYIGLSALLHYSGTWYASFLPMSDASIYDNTGAKYNISRIVDPGIILNEESYKKYSPLFISTTFAISYGMSFAAISSLVVYTYLHHGKYIWKQYMNSTTEKPDIHMKLMKKYKEAPTWWYLTLFSIMLALGFYTVLAYPTNLTWWAFLLAVLISFGFSLPIGIIQAVTNNQIGLNVLTEFVYGYIQPGRPLALMLFKTFGYITMSQALNFVSDLKFGHYMKIPPRTMFMAQVVATTYSCIIQVLVLNTALNIIPDVCDEQQPERFTCPGGRVFYSASVIWGLIGPGRIFSPGQIYSGLFLFFIVGAITPVIIYYAAKRNPKSPVKYLIAPLLFGGPGAIPPATPLNYFSWGIVGFVFQFWIKKRHFRWWSRSNFLTSSGLDLGLALATLFIFFGLTMQGIDPPKWWGNDVVTTTMDYQGTAIRAHVAEGEHFGPSSW